A portion of the Podospora pseudoanserina strain CBS 124.78 chromosome 2, whole genome shotgun sequence genome contains these proteins:
- the ERG2 gene encoding C-8 sterol isomerase (COG:T; EggNog:ENOG503NY94), producing the protein MAPKSSSPAKKATACACSHKSCCSSLTTFFKWFAILFAVLAPIFYVLDQNVDKFYVFNLPQLDAVTKAAINAHPGDTKAMVKYIVDELKADVTVSRYVNTDEQWVFNNAGGAMGAMYIIHASFTEYLIIFGTAIGTEGHTGRHTADDYFHILTGTQTAYVPGEYEPEVYPPGTIHHLRRGDVKQYRMPESCFALEYARGWIPPMLFFGFADGLFSTLDFPTLWRTTYLTAEQMLGNLVKGKF; encoded by the exons ATGGCACCCAAATCCTCTTCcccggccaagaaggccaccGCCTGTGCTTGCAGCCACAAGAGCTGCTGCAGCAGtctcaccaccttcttcaagtggttcgccatcctcttcgccgTCCTGGCTCCCATCTTCTACGTCCTCGACCAAAACGTCGACAAGTTCTAcgtcttcaacctcccccagctcGATGCCGTCACTAAGGCCGCCATCAACGCCCACCCCGGCGACACCAAGGCCATGGTCAAGTACATCGTCGACGAGCTCAAGGCCGACGTGACCGTCAGCCGCTACGTCAACACCGATGAGCAGTGGGTAttcaacaacgccggcggCGCCATGGGAGCCATGTACATCATCCATGCCA GTTTCACCGAAtacctcatcatcttcggcACCGCCATCGGCACAGAAGGCCACACGGGCCGCCACACCGCCGATGATTACTTCCACATCCTCACCGGCACCCAAACCGCCTACGTCCCCGGCGAGTATGAGCCCGAGGTCTATCCCCCGGgaaccatccaccacctccgccgcggCGACGTCAAGCAGTACCGCATGCCCGAGTCCTGCTTCGCCCTCGAGTACGCGCGCGGGTGGATCCCCCCCATGCTCTTTTTCGGCTTCGCCGACGGTCTCTTCAGCACGCTGGACTTCCCCACCTTGTGGAGGACGACGTATCTTACTGCTGAGCAGATGTTGGGGAATCTTGTCAAGGGCAAGTTTTAA
- the PUS4 gene encoding pseudouridine synthase pus4 (BUSCO:EOG09264HU0; EggNog:ENOG503NXW0; COG:J): MPLFRPKPLLKMATSTGGKILEGVFGINKPIGISSAQVIRDCQNFFDPSARFAPALEQVREQRDKESKYQRNRRRRFPNKVQTKIGHGGTLDPLAGGVLILGVGKGTKSLQQFLLCTKTYETVVVFGASTDTYDRLGKIIKKGDYSNVTRDAVEKALEPFRGKYRQMPPLYSSLKMNGKPLYEYAREGKPIPREIETREVEVSELELVEWYEPGTHKHYWPDEEAGQAEKDVAQSVWRVAKAQEDGGEESAAKMAAEEESKALEEFNSKKRAAEEAVDGLVSDETRASKRAKNEEGNPEDTLMSGALEVKKEKLTQPPKGRGSDLVPVRPDDMPAPWEGKGPPAAKIRMTVTSGFYVRSLCHDLGEKLGCGAMMAELVRTRQGQFTLGGANCLEYDDLLRGEEVWGPQVESMLDKWNARPGEIQEPTVENGGIKVESEAVPAREEEPVAASG; encoded by the coding sequence ATGCCCCTTTTCCGGCCCAAGCCACTCCTGAAAATGGCCACATCCACAGGAGGCAAGATCCTCGAAGGTGTCTTCGGAATCAACAAACCCATCGGTATCTCCTCCGCCCAGGTAATCCGCGACTGCCAAAACTTTTTCGACCCCTCCGCTCGCTTCGCCCCCGCCCTCGAGCAGGTCCGTGAGCAGCGCGACAAAGAGTCCAAGTACCAGcgcaaccgccgccgccggttcCCCAACAAGGTCCAAACCAAAATCGGCCACGGCGGCACCCTCGACCCCCTAGCCGGCGGTGTCCTGATCCTCGGAGTCGGCAAAGGCACCAAGTCCCTTCAGCAATTCCTCCTCTGCACCAAGACGTACGAAACAGTTGTCGTCTTCGGCGCCAGCACCGATACCTACGACCGGCTGGGcaagatcatcaagaagggcgACTATTCCAACGTCACCCGCGATGCCGTCGAGAAAGCGCTGGAACCATTCCGGGGGAAATACAGACAAATGCCGCCTTTgtactcctccctcaaaatGAACGGCAAACCCCTCTACGAATACGCCCGCGAAGGCAAGCCGATCCCCCGTGAGATTGAAACTCGAGAAGTCGAAGTGTCCGAACTCGAGCTGGTAGAATGGTACGAACCCGGCACGCACAAGCACTACTGGCCCGACGAGGAAGCCGGCCAGGCAGAAAAGGACGTCGCCCAGTCCGTCTGGCGCGTGGCCAAGGCGCAGGAggacggaggggaggaatCAGCCGCCAAGATGGCCGCAGAGGAAGAGAGCAAAGCCCTCGAGGAGTTCAACTCCAAAAAGcgcgccgccgaggaagcAGTCGACGGCCTTGTCAGCGACGAGACGCGAGCCTCCAAGAGGGCAAAGAACGAGGAGGGAAACCCAGAAGACACCCTCATGTCGGGGGCTCTTGAAGTCAAAAAGGAGAAGCtgacccaaccccccaaggGAAGGGGCTCAGATCTTGTGCCTGTCAGACCAGATGACATGCCTGCCCCGTGGGAAGGCAAGGGCCCGCCGGCAGCCAAGATCCGCATGACGGTCACGTCTGGGTTTTACGTCCGGAGTTTGTGCCATGATCTCGGGGAGAAGTTGGGATGCGGGGCCATGATGGCGGAGCTGGTCCGTACCAGGCAGGGGCAGTTCACGCTTGGGGGGGCTAACTGTCTCGAGTATGACGATTTGCTtagaggggaggaggtttgggggcCACAAGTGGAGAGCATGCTTGACAAGTGGAACGCCCGGCCGGGAGAGATCCAGGAACCGACTGTTGAAAATGGGGGTATCAAGGTAGAGTCCGAGGCAGTgccggcgagggaggaggagccggttGCTGCTAGCGGTTAA
- a CDS encoding hypothetical protein (EggNog:ENOG503NYBD; COG:K) has translation MTVELHSDLAYRPAPAPREIRINTHPQTEIERRHKHSRSSYSDGSPLMSRNNSLTFRPAKRFLTGPDKTIAVINAAGRQAASFIRVATAVGYHVRAQMRNLEGVIATEVATNPNVTVLLGELYTKEKSKPGEPAQIDVSKNGPISGIGVNHNLIKELFRGTQLAFINTTFYGDENLIGEALADAAKAAGIQHYVYSSMPDHNTYNPDWPSLPLWSSKHQVEEYVRKIGLPATFVYTGIYNNNFTSLPYPLFCTALQKDGSFVWQAPFHPDAKLPWLDAEHDVGPAVLQIFKDGVKKWGGGKRIALAYEMLTPREACRHFAKGVGRPVRYVQGPIEVTVPIPEGYRCQLEALETLFTLGGDDPKKQPPYFGDLELENDCPKTALELWEGPRGLEEYAREVFPLEEHANGLTWMLEEEDEGETEPENNGNGNDYGVKSGSNHQPEEGHANGDRNHHQQQNGSVPRNGEYHHHQHQNGDRHDSEDEDDDDEDEGLVMRGPKREDEGWLA, from the coding sequence ATGACGGTCGAGCTACACTCAGACCTTGCCTACAGGCCGGCCCCGGCACCCAGGGAAATCAGaatcaacacccacccccaaaccgaAATCGAGAGGCGACACAAACACTCCAGGTCCTCCTACTCAGATGGCTCACCCCTCATGTCGAGGAATAATTCTTTGACCTTCCGCCCGGCCAAAAGGTTTCTGACCGGTCCTGATAAGACAATCGCCGTTATCAATGCTGCCGGCAGACAGGCTGCTTCCTTCATCCGGGTTGCCACAGCAGTCGGCTACCATGTTCGAGCCCAGATGAGGAATCTCGAGGGCGTGATCGCTACCGAAGTggccaccaaccccaacgtgACGGTCCTCCTTGGAGAGCTGTACacaaaggagaagagcaaaCCCGGCGAGCCTGCACAGATTGACGTATCTAAGAATGGTCCTATCTCCGGCATCGGCGTCAATCACAACCTGATCAAGGAGCTCTTCCGGGGTACCCAGCTGGCCTTTATCAACACCACATTTTATGGCGATGAGAATCTCATCGGCGAGGCTCTCGCCGACGCGGCAAAGGCGGCAGGCATTCAGCATTATGTTTATTCATCCATGCCGGATCACAACACTTATAACCCAGACTGGCCATCGCTGCCACTTTGGTCTTCGAAGCACCAGGTCGAGGAATATGTTAGGAAAATCGGGTTGCCAGCAACGTTTGTTTACACGGGTATATATAACAACAACTTCACATCTCTTCCGTACCCTCTGTTTTGCACCGCCCTGCAAAAAGACGGCTCCTTTGTCTGGCAGGCCCCTTTTCACCCCGACGCCAAGCTTCCTTGGCTTGATGCAGAACATGACGTGGGGCCAGCCGTCCTGCAGATCTTCAAGGACGGTGTGAAGAAATGGGGCGGCGGCAAGCGCATCGCTCTCGCCTACGAGATGCTCACTCCCAGGGAGGCGTGCCGCCACTTTGCGAAGGGGGTCGGTCGGCCGGTGCGCTATGTCCAAGGCCCGATTGAGGTCACGGTGCCGATTCCCGAGGGTTATCGCTGCCAGCTGGAGGCTCTGGAGACGTTGTTCACCCTTGGAGGTGACGACCCGAAGAAGCAGCCCCCTTACTTTGGCGACCTCGAGCTGGAGAACGACTGCCCCAAGACTGCCCTGGAGCTCTGGGAAGGACCACGAGGGCTGGAGGAGTATGCGCGCGAGGTTTTCCCTCTGGAGGAGCACGCGAATGGTTTGACGTGGAtgctggaagaggaggacgaaggcGAGACGGAGCCGGAGAACAATGGCAACGGTAACGATTATGGCGTCAAGAGCGGCAGTAATCACCAGCCAGAAGAGGGACACGCAAACGGGGACCGtaatcaccaccaacaacaaaacgGGTCGGTTCCGAGAAATGGGGagtatcaccaccaccaacaccaaaatGGAGACAGGCACGACtctgaagatgaggatgatgacgacgaggatgagggtcTGGTGATGCGAGGTCCCAAGCGGGAGGATGAAGGGTGGCTTGCATAG
- a CDS encoding hypothetical protein (EggNog:ENOG503P3CZ; COG:S) has translation MAPTIPHPAPAPPRRQAAAAQPAAPPLPPSLPAYQQTQAALLSAQKQITELQSQIKLLNAKASAAVDRWADYEDELTKLRAQLSSESRSSTPSSPSAASSSSPTTSSSSPSPQKQPQQHQQQKQTLLQEGSPLPTPPSSVTSALPSPSRTSFLPAAATRISALLSSRKSTSNLKPLPSIPVSPRSPIPSVPPSATLYNLPSLATAPESGQMTTGDLLTALGREQARRMEVEKRLNQTSREVEELSVSLFEQANEMVASERRARAELEKRVGELVGQEGERRRRLEVLERGLERIGRVRGVLGEGEA, from the coding sequence ATGGCACCGACGATACCacacccagcaccagcaccgccgcgACGACAAGCCGCAGCTGCCCAACCTGCggcaccccctctccctccctcccttcccgccTACCAGCAAACCCAagccgccctcctctccgcccagAAGCAAATCACCGAGCTCCAATCCCAGATCAAACTCCTCAACGCAAAGGCCTCAGCAGCGGTCGACCGATGGGCCGACTACGAAGACGAGCTGACGAAGCTCCGCGCTCAGTTGTCATCAGAGTCGAGATCGTCAACTCCTAGCTCCCCGTCGGcggcttcttcctcatcgccaacaacatcctcctcgtccccttcACCGCagaaacaaccccaacaacaccaacagcagaAACAAACCTTACTTCAGGAAGGCTCCCCTTTGCCTACCCCTCCTAGTTCGGTAACATCGGCCCTTCCTTCGCCGTCAAGAACATCATTTCTTCCTGCCGCCGCAACGAGGATTTCTGcgctgttgtcgtcgaggaaaTCGACGAGCAATTTGAAGCCTTTGCCTTCGATTCCGGTCTCGCCTCGTTCACCTATACCTAGTGTGCCGCCTTCTGCGACGCTTTATAATCTTCCTAGTCTGGCGACTGCTCCAGAGTCGGGGCAAATGACGACGGGGGATTTGCTGAcggcgttggggagggagcaggcgaggaggatggaggtggagaagaggttgaatcAGACGAgtagggaggtggaggagctgagcGTGAGTTTGTTTGAGCAGGCGAATGAGATGGTTGCGAGcgagaggagggcgagggcggagctggagaagagggttggggagttggtgggacaggagggggagaggaggaggcggttggaggtgctggagagggggttggaaagGATTGGACGGGTTaggggggtgctgggggagggggaggcgtAG
- the AZF1 gene encoding DNA-binding transcription factor (EggNog:ENOG503NW8N; COG:K), with protein sequence MALSEHLPAPANWSRWPQHHPTSGDYAMMEHNVMPYESRQATAAPPQRPPLASQYFSSNPFSLAPITNGVPAPQYQPPVTYSGYHSYTPSPVLGSPFRANTYPEQQTKVMPVESGLARGSVTPQAGHSPVQENQSPSVKAERQLSVTAEVTMPCKTIEANLTVAGQQPHEFHTPLDTLMKAVQAKAEKPAECKTETSGTESQGRGLPSSSQSQASTRTRRSVAGSGGPLKRYACGIAGCSKMFSQKTHLDTHRRAHTGESPYQCTLCGKDFTQPGNLKAHWRRHMGEKPFSCTLCDKRFPQRGNLQAHMKSHDKTRPFICLLDNCNKAFSVRGNLKSHQNKFHEDTIKRLTTRFATITDWSTASYEDKELFEYLSNLYKNSNKGIKGRGKRRNVAVVISQHHQGHLSTPVSPTNSTHHHHPHQSPMHLHHTGLPQLQLCMPQPRHDGLPYHGVSSPAAYNMSSRPASLMVNTSGRRPHSGYGMYDTDESSVSSSRPVTPNPHIYGDNHGRDLAFNDRMPY encoded by the exons ATGGCTCTCTCGGAACACCTCCCGGCTCCTGCCAACTGGTCTCGGTGGCCTCAGCATCATCCCACAAGCGGAGACTACGCCATGATGGAGCACAACGTGATGCCGTACGAGTCTCGTCAGGCAACGGCCGCTCCCCCTCAACGACCCCCTTTGGCCTCCCAGTACTTTAGCAGCAACCCCTTCAGTCTCGCCCCCATCACGAACGGCGTGCCAGCGCCTCAATACCAACCACCCGTCACCTACAGCGGATATCACTCATACACCCCATCTCCAGTCCTGGGTTCACCTTTCAGAGCCAACACTTACCCGGAACAGCAGACGAAGGTCATGCCAGTCGAGTCCGGTCTTGCCCGAGGGTCAGTGACGCCCCAGGCTGGCCATTCACCAGTGCAGGAAAACCAGAGTCCATCAGTCAAGGCCGAACGTCAACTCTCCGTCACTGCCGAGGTCACGATGCCCTGCAAGACGATCGAGGCGAACTTGACCGTGGCTGGCCAGCAACCCCACGAGTTCCATACCCCATTGGATACTCTAATGAAGGCAGTCCaggccaaggccgagaagccaGCTGAGTGCAAGACCGAAACCTCAGGGACAGAGTCTCAAGGCAGAGGG CTACCATCCTCTTCGCAAAGCCAGGCGTCCACACGAACGAGAAGAAGCGTTGCTGGGAGCGGTGGTCCACTCAAGCGTTACGCCTGCGGTATCGCTGGGTGCTCCAAGATGTTTAGCCAGAAAACACACCTCGACACTCATCGGCGAGCCCATACGGGAGAGTCACCTTAT CAATGCACCCTGTGTGGCAAAGACTTCACTCAGCCTGGAAACCTCAAGGCTCACTGGCGCCGGCACATGGGAGAGAAGCCTTTCTCTTGCACTCTGTGTGATAAGCGCTTCCCCCAGCGCGGAAACCTTCAGGCTCATATGAAGAGCCACGACAAGACGAGGCCCTTCATCTGCCTGCTCGATAACTGCAACAAAGCCTTCTCTGTTCGGGGAAATCTCAAG TCTCACCAAAACAAGTTCCACGAGGACACCATCAAAAGACTAACAACCCGTTTCGCTACCATCACCGACTGGAGCACCGCCTCCTACGAGGACAAGGAGCTGTTTGAGTACCTATCCAACCTCTACAAGAACAGCAACAAGGGAATCAAGGGCCGAGGAAAAAGGCGGAACGTTGCCGTCGTCATTTcccagcatcaccaaggcCACCTCAGCACACCTGTCAGCCCGACGAACTcgacccatcatcaccacccccatcagtCACCGATGCATCTCCACCACACTGGTCTCCCGCAACTCCAGCTCTGCATGCCCCAGCCAAGACACGACGGCCTCCCGTACCACGGCGTCAGCAGCCCCGCGGCATACAACATGAGCAGCCGACCGGCAAGCCTGATGGTCAACACGAGCGGGCGAAGACCACACAGCGGATACGGCATGTACGACACCGACGAGAGCAGCGTTTCCAGTAGCAGACCTGTCACGCCAAACCCGCACATATATGGGGATAACCACGGGAGGGATCTTGCCTTTAATGACAGGATGCCATACTAA
- the CSL4 gene encoding exosome 3'->5 exonuclease subunit ski4 (Csl4) (BUSCO:EOG092653O3; EggNog:ENOG503NYXY; COG:J): MTTSNPTLAIPGQLLGSTSRYQPGPGTHIHNHNVHASLMGTVHIAQPAKAPGPVKRLTKITPAPAPAELPTISVTVPTRSAGSDHAGQKKREVLPEVGNVVLCRVIRITPRQAVVAILVCGDTVLDAEWQGLIRVQDVRATEKDRVKIYESFRPGDIVRAEVISLGDQANYYLSTARNELGVILATSEAGNAMHPVSWKEYRDPETDLTELRKVAKPY; this comes from the exons ATGACAACATCAAACCCCACCTTGGCCATCCCAGGCCAGCTCTTGGGTTCAACATCCCGATACCAGCCCGGGCCAGGGACTCACATTCACAATCACAACGTTCATGCTTCGCTCATGGGCACAGTACACATCGCTCAACCTGCTAAAGCTCCAGGACCAGTGAAGCGGCTCACAAAAATCACACCGGCCCCGGCCCCTGCGGAGCTCCCCACAATCTCGGTGACGGTCCCCACGCGGTCCGCGGGCTCCGACCACGCCGGCCAAAAGAAGCGCGAGGTGCTGCCCGAGGTAGGGAATGTGGTACTCTGCAGAGTGATTCGCATCACACCGAGGCAGGCTGTTGTTGCGATACTGGTGTGCGGCGACACGGTGCTGGATGCTGAATGGCAGGGCTTGATCCGTGTGCAGGATGTCAGGGCTACAGAGAAGGACAGGGTCAAGATCTATGAGAGCTTCAGACCGGGGGATATCGTCAGGGCTGAAGTG ATCTCACTGGGTGACCAGGCTAACTATTATCTTTCCACTGCTCGTAATGAGCTGGGTGTTATTTTAGCCACGAGTGAAGCCGGCAATGCGATGCATCCTGTCAGTTGGAAGGAGTACCGGGACCCAGAGACCGACTTGACTGAGTTGAGAAAGGTTGCGAAGCCAtattga
- a CDS encoding hypothetical protein (EggNog:ENOG503P2YM), producing the protein MPRPGRPGRSRRSESVDHDSVHYVKESAALTSVELGPDEGEWPCFVLSDAIIYRKDGKTLANPLMVHSEGPLVIRGLLEIDKETKKCVKIPVVKGVHLEITDSTKYSISDEPFALWVSGTSGWFEIQPSRKYLPMYREVAEAANLYYRVFVAHDDHHKLVKLCKKSGRKQPPPLSLDQIFLHYAVKIGSGIVRDEVEALCDKWAEFFISHFKKENQLDWKPTRFAQWLISKHPASITFYELEKRVEDAAKGLPIPVPPPPQLEDSEDEVLRMRRKSKAVIQGQDVDMVEVAPTRSQKLPSRPISQSQSRPVESPVPLPEKYLNIGKPTSATPQPLPQAPSQSASPAAQAVPDSPVDRLLGILDEVVQDSPDLHARAPSTIFNMVYFKAKIKDYRGSREILSYYAKDLFPRLDPNIWAGTPFHTWLEATSRNWDGQLLHVREEEIPSQMYRRGRIGHRAPRAPQQPSAPTTSNRNVVSGKRSTLRPGPSSKKRPASDLYEDEDEYDSRCEKRSFTQSFEGDNLDHDDDDEDSDDSVETEVNPELATPDDPASLLPLPAGASRIVIQAERLPTLSPSGPNGSWVCPNEECGYVVRSADEPGAQEIIEEHFRAHEYNTQKIDLALTEGRRGHLPIDNLLAKIREKGKESLKKKRGVLGGKDNKPDEKAQVFRDRVKTRLLV; encoded by the exons ATGCCACGCCCAGGACGGCCAGGGCGTTCAAGGCGCTCTGAATCCGTCGATCACGACTCTGTTCATTATGTCAAGGAGAGCGCAGCCCTGACGTCGGTCGAACTCGGCCCCGACGAGGGCGAATGGCCCTGTTTTGTCCTCTCGGACGCTATTATTTATCGGAAAGATGGCAAAACActcgccaaccccctcatgGTTCATTCAGAAGGACCTTTGGTGATTCGCGGATTGCTTGAAATCGACAAAGAAACCAAGAAAT GTGTCAAAATTCCCGTGGTCAAGGGTGTACATCTCGAAATCACAGACTCAACCAAGTACTCCATTAGTGATGAGCCGTTCGCCCTCTGGGTGTCCGGTACTTCTGGTTGGTTCGAAATCCAACCATCCAGGAAGTACCTTCCTATGTATCGGGAAGTGGCCGAGGCAGCAAACCTTTACTATCGTGTCTTTGTTGCCCACGACGATCACCATAAGTTGGTCAAGCTCTGCAAGAAAAGCGGAAGAAAGCAGCCCCCCCCGTTGTCTCTCGACCAGATCTTTCTGCATTATGCTGTCAAGATTGGAAGCGGCATTGTGagggacgaggtggaggctCTGTGCGACAAGTGGGCCGAGTTCTTCATCTCGCACTTTAAGAAAGAGAACCAGCTCGACTGGAAGCCGACACGATTTGCGCAGTGGCTCATTTCGAAGCACCCGGCAAGTATAACGTTCTAT GAGCTTGAAAAACGGGTTGAGGACGCAGCTAAGGGGCTGCCCATTCCGgtgcctccacctcctcagctgGAGGACTCCGAAGACGAGGTCCTTCGGATGAGAAGGAAGAGCAAAGCGGTTATCCAAGGTCAAGATGTGGACATGGTCGAAGTTGCCCCTACCCGCTCGCAGAAATTGCCGAGCAGACCCATTTCGCAGTCTCAGTCAAGGCCAGTAGAAAGTCCGGTACCACTGCCGGAAAAGTACTTGAACATCGGAAAGCCGACGTCAGCCACGCCCCAGCCACTGCCGCAGGCCCCGTCACAGTCGGCCTCTCCTGCTGCCCAGGCAGTTCCCGATTCTCCGGTTGATCGGCTTCTGGGAATCCTTGATGAGGTGGTTCAAGATAGCCCAGATTTACACGCTAGGGCGCCATCAACGATTTTCAATATGGTGTATTTCAAAGCTAAGATCAAGGACTATCGTGGATCCCGTGAGATTCTCTCTTATTACGCCAAAGACTTGTTCCCACGGCTGGACCCGAACATCTGGGCCGGGACCCCCTTCCATACGTGGCTCGAGGCAACGTCGCGAAACTGGGACGGGCAGCTTTTGCACGtcagggaggaggaaatcCCCTCACAGATGTATCGCAGAGGCAGGATAGGACACAGAGCCCCGAGGGCACCACAGCAGCCCTCCGCCCCAACTACTTCGAATCGTAACGTCGTCTCTGGGAAGCGGTCGACGTTGAGGCCAGGGCCATCGTCGAAGAAGCGGCCAGCTAGCGATTTGtacgaagacgaggatgaatACGACAGCCGGTGTGAGAAGCGCAGTTTCACTCAGTCTTTCGAAGGGGATAATTTGGAtcacgatgacgacgatgaagacaGCGACGATTCTGTCGAAACGGAGGTAAATCCAGAACTGGCAACCCCCGACGACCCTGCATCCCTCCTGCCTCTGCCAGCAGGTGCTTCTCGCATTGTGATCCAAGCCGAACGTCTCCCAACTTTATCACCATCAGGGCCAAACGGCTCGTGGGTCTGTCCAAACGAGGAATGCGGCTATGTAGTCCGCTCGGCCGACGAGCCCGGCGCACAAGAGATCATCGAGGAGCACTTCCGGGCTCATGAGTACAACACGCAGAAAATTGACCTGGCACTGAcggaggggagaaggggccATTTGCCTATTGA TAATCTGCTAGCAAAGATTcgagagaaggggaaagagtcgttgaagaagaagaggggggtgttgggtggtAAAGACAACAAGCCAGACGAGAAGGCCCAGGTGTTTAGGGATAGGGTGAAGACTAGGTTGCTGGTTTGA